GAGAAGGAATCAGCTATGCTCTTTCCCTTAACTTCTTTGTTTTCCAAGATCTAAATATCTTTGCTCTGatctctttgctacgcctgctgatatagcaggcatTGATATTAAAAACCTGCTGAATTTCATTAGTAGTACGAAGCGACTAACACCACCGTAATCAGTCATCTAATATGTCTTCACCAAATACACATCCCTCCGCTCctcttttctttcttcccagCCTTCTTATCTCAtttacaatggtatcacaaaggacgaatcttttttctttttcgtccaAGTCCCTCTCTATGGGCAACCAttttaacctaatctaacctaatacTAAAAGGGTGATAAAAGTGACGAATgctgagaaaaattttttagagaATTATTTTGGTaacattaaatacttttttatttgaataagtaATTTTTCACGGGGCGTAACtaacatgaaaaataaataatctacgtatttaataatgaaaaaatatatgacttTTAAAAGTGGCACACATTTTTGAAACATATACAATAGTCAGCTCATTAGACACAATTGAAAACACGACTATAAAAAACGACTGGATTTATATACCTATACCACAGAAAGTAATTTTCAGATTAACTAAGACATGGTTTTTGTGCTAACTCTTTTTCATTGACATAAAAGCACTTAAAGCTTTGAATGCTGCTCCAAAAACTTCTGacttcacaaataaattttaaatgctccAATAAACTATCAAATAATGTTTGTGCAAATATTGTATCCATTTAGTATCAGCAACAATGACCGTGTCGGGTGCACCGGCTCTGTGACACCCACTGAATTTAATACTAGCTCATATGTGAAGGAATCAAACACTGCTGAATCAACAACGCTAACCGCTTCAATGGCCGCAATAGCAACTTGTGGGCCCTTGAACAACATCGTTAAACATTATTGGAATGGCAAAATGGATGCGAATGCAGTGGGCGACAGCAAGCGACACCAGCAACAGAACCAGTCGAACAATTGGAGCGGAAGTGGCGATAGTAACAATCAAAAGCGACAACAGTTGGAAGTGCTGAAGTCgtctcaacaacaaaaaagcaattACGAGCTTTACAAAGAAGCCGCCGAACTGCTCGGATTGTCTTGCACACTTTGTGATAACTGCCGATGCCTCGAATGCCAGGTAAGTGAAAGGAAGAGCTCATAAAGAGAAAACTAAAAGTTTGTAGTTAGTTGGTATTCTCGTACTACAATATTTAGTTGTGTGTACAGGGTGGTCCAAATAGaggtatgcatatatttaaaaatttaatgcaatgaagaaaacttaatttattttggtattttatgaGTTTATTACTGACAGAAGACGATTTAATTCATGCGACTGCTTTGTCTGGCTTTGCAACAGCGCATCCTGTCAATTTATATTCATGGTGGTATTTCGAAAACGTTAGCCAGTGAAGCCACCACTTCAAATTTAGACGAAATTGTTGCTTTCTATGAACGTATGGGCTTTGCGATAATTACATCTGAGTTTTGGGACTCACAATACgttaattttcttctttaaataaACGAACAGTTGAGCAACACTGCATCCactttgaaaagaaatttgcaaaaattcgaGCGCAAAGCGTGCAATTTTGTGTTAAACTAATATAGAACACAAAAAGTCAAGAAGTTCAGCACACCTACAAACTCGCACCTGTGCACTTCCAGAGTACGGACCTACGTACTAATCCCAAATTTAACCGACATTTctcattagaaattttttatccTAGGatctaattttcattttcagaaattttagtgATGAACATTTATccgaaaaaattaatacttacTTGGTTTTACTTACAGAGCAGATACTTCGATTGCGATGACTCGGACAGCTACTCAGAATTCTCAAACTCCGATGAGTACGATGAGGAGACAATGAACGCATTAAACAATTCTGTTGAGCTGGTGATGTATGCCAACTACTACAGAGATGATGCCACCTATGGCTCGATGACAACGCAGCACCGACAAAAACAACCGCATCAACCTGCCGACCATTCACAATACCAACAACAGGCCAATTCAATGTGCGCTGAAGCAAATTGCAATGCAACTGAATTGTTGGGTGATCGTCGAGGTGATAGTAAACCGATTGGCGGTAACAGCTATGAAGTTGTAACTGGCATTAGTCAGACGGATGCCACCAAACATGAACTGCATTCGGAGCAAAGTCAGCGAAGCAATGAGTTGGAAAATTTTACAAGTTTCAATGAGCTTCGGTTGACGGATGCCAGCGACActgaaaactataaaaaaggATAGAAACAAGTGCGGACACACGCGATGGATAGGTAAGAAGGTATTCACTTTGTAATTTAATAGAAATCGGTTGGTAAAATAAacgctaatagaaaaataaaagtgaagtatacaaacagacggcggccgtagccgaatggtttggtgcgtgactaccattcggaattcacagagagaacgttggttcgaatctcggtgaaacaccaaaattaagaaaaacatttttctaatagcagtcgcccctcggcaggtaatggcaaacctccgaatgtatttctgctatgaaaaagctcctcataaaaatatctgccgttcggagtgggcttgaaactgtaggtccctccatttgtgaaacaacatcaagacgcacaccacaaataggaggaggagctcggcccaacattcaaaaagggtgtacgcgtcaattatatattatatatatatacagacaGACGTGCACATTTTCGCACGCGGTTATCACGAAAATACGCCAGTTATGCCGGTGGAATTTCATAAATAGGAActtcttatttaataaaaaataatctggCATGCCAAATTTGCGCATCGttgaaaacgtttttcaatgtaaatatatgaagttttatagctcattttcATACAAAAGGGCTAgtaactaatttttaacaatgttTTCCCTCACCGTTTTGCgcgttttctccatataacgaatgcatgACATTTCTTTAATGCATGGACATGTTTTTGTAAAATCTAATTTtggctggctgttaatttttggaattaaacaaACTCATAGGCTATGAAATGAAGAGGAAATTTAGCCTCAATATATAAAATGTGGGCTTGGTACTTgtccgatctcaataatattagtttgggttataataaatccattattttctccgtagatggctgtagtgatcgatatcgcGTAAAGTATAGATCAATTTTGAAGTTTATGCACGTTGTCAAGAcaatatttcacactaaaaaatgtcgataaaatcacagaaaaaatCGAAGCTGGCCGGCATGTTAGCAGGCGTAACATCACGCAGAACCTAAAAATCGACCATTAAAAATAGTATATtagtttaaaccatttgcgcaaaaattgtaCTACTTATAATATTTATGCCGATCTAATCGCGATCTCGTTTCTCCCAAACAATTTGGTCTTTTTATTGTCCTCTACTTTTTTCATGttctattcaaaaataattgcaatcTGTGGTCGATTGTGGCCATACTAAACGAAGGTAAAGTAGGCAAATTTTCTTCCTTATCAGGCAAGTAGGCTGCTCTGAAAATCAGCTGACTACTTAAACcgttaatattaagaaaaacttgTATCAGGCAAAGATAGATACAGGGTGTCCTGTGGCAGAActaaaagctaaattaaaaaataattactaatcataaaaatttatttcaataactatttCAACGAAGAGAAGtgctgatttcatttttttaaattattttctatcaaTTTTGGAGAAGTGATGTCGCATTAACCCTAGAAGGGTACCGTTAAATTGTAGGCGCTTATAGgtaccgatgagtaaattttactcacttcagaatttttacgttattatctgatttattttgtaaaatagtagttttaaatgaaaaaaatttaaagccagcatataatataagtgtaattttttattataatatgtaaaataagtatttttatgaatacataaaaattgtttttcaagcaCATTCAGGGCACCTTTTTTGTGCATGTTCACCGCAAATAGCTAATCCGCAATTGCAATAAGGGGTGGTGTATCTACGTTTGGTATAACTACATGAATTACAGGACTTTCTTGGCCCCTTTTAGTCTTCTCCGGCGCTATGGGCCTCTTGGCTTGCGCCTACAATATtctgaatggattttttcaacGCCAGGCTCATGTTTGTATTAGTTGCTAATCTTTTACTGTGAAATCCTTCCGTTAACTCCTTGTGTagagataacataaaattaagtcGGGATTCTGGCTTTTGCCCACGGCTACACATGTTGTGCGCGTAAATGATGTATGCGTTTATTGCCGCTATGTTCATCAGATTTTGGAAAAATGATAGAGGCCACCTTCTGGTTTCCTGCCATGGTTAATGTTTTGGCACATCTGGTCAAAACTGTCAACTCCTTTTGTTGAGTTGCACACATGCACTATTTCTGGTTTTCCAGTGGTCTCATGAATACTACCCGTACTGTGCATActagtttattattattgggcTTGTATGATACAACTGTCAAGTCCtcatgaaatataaacaatGAAGTGGATGCGGCTcgtttttgaaactttatatcTGTAGCTTCAATAGGCAtttgtggtttatttttttttttattgcgccaACAGTTGTTATTTTGTATTCATGACGGAGACGTTGAATGAGTGGTACACTCGTAAACCAATTGTCTATCGTGACATTTCGATTGGTGCCCTTTACATTTTTCAGCAGTTCAAGAACATAATATTCACCAGCAGCCATTGCAGGAGGAACACTTCCTTTTCTAAGGTGAAAAATGGCCCTAGTTCCGCTATCACAAGACATGACAATTTTGATGCCATACTTGTTGGCTTTAGAGGGAATATACATCCTGAATGGACATTTGCCTCTAAATCCAACTAGTTGCTCATCAATGGTTATATAGCTTCCAGCCTTATAGTTCACTCTGCAATTGTTTAGAAGTTTGTCCCAGATAGAAGAAACTGGAGCTAGTTTGGTCATTTCTCTTCTAGCAGTTCTTGTTTCTTTGTCATCGAACCTTAGACAATTTAGGATAAATTTGAAGCTTCTCTCAGGCATGGTTGCCGGTACCTTTCCCCACGGTAGGTAGTGTCAAACATCATATATGTTGCCAAGTGATTATCTTTGAGAGCAGCGGACAAGACTAACAAACCAAGAAATGCTTCaagttcgtccatttccaaattTGACAAAACCGCGAGAGATTTATTGTTATAGTTCTCCCTTtgaatgtttatttctttatttgtataaatCAAAATCTCTTCCAATATGTCTGCggtaaaaaacagtttgaagcaGTTGGCAGGACACAACgaatttttgcatttgctgtTGGGCCAGGGCGaatgtgaacaatattttttgagggagttttttggCCTAGCGCAGCAACAGGTTCCTTActccaaataaaatttccatctttTCCGATCAGATTGTTGGTGTAATAATTGTTCACTGTTTCACGAATTTCTTGGGCAGCTGATCTTTCATTTCTTCTCCCCTCAATAAGTTTCTGTTTTTTACGTTTGCTGCTTCCAGGTGTTTCCTCCCTTTCTTCCTTTTCAGCTTCTTCTGCATTTATGATTCCGTGTATCAAATTTTCTTCGACATCATTTAATTCTTCCGGTTCTGGTTGATATTCCGGATCTGCAACACTGTCCCAAGAATCCTCATCAAAGTTACAAAGCTCCAACTCCAAATTGTCTTCTTCCTCAGATTCTAGTTAATACTTAAACTTAAAgcatccaaaatattttgttctgatAGCCCGCGACCTGCCATTTGTATGCTCTGTAGTTTTCTTTACGGTaacataatacaaaacataaacataattgtcataattcagcacaaaatatattttttaaacacgtAGTAAGTtactgataaataaatttgactcaCACAATTTAGTACGTAAAGGgtaccgatgagtaaattttactcactacctttttttaaattgtccacAAGCGCGATAAATCAAACAACACCATTCAATGCTTGCGGCAGCCGACTAATCACAGAGTGGGCCAAGCACTGCTAGTGGTTTGACTTTCAGTGTGGCCAACCTGCAGATTTACGAACAAATCTATACCTTatgtgagtaaattttactcacagtACCCTTCTAGAGTTAACCTTGCCAACGATATTTTCTGTAAGTGCTGAGTTGGGCACTGGATTTGTTTCATagaatttacttttttacttcacACTGAGGCACAGAAATTGGTTGCCTTCAATGATTTTCAAACGATTTGAAGATTGatgattatcaaaaaaaaaaaaacgatgatgCAATTATTCCACCGCTTGACAATGCACACCAAACCGTCTCTTTGGAAGTATGAAGTGGCTGTTGATGTTTTAATAGTGGGTTATATGGTGGTGTAATGGGTGCAATTCACTTTttcattggcgccagcctcgtctttgaagcaaCACCCATAAAACGCACCAAACggttattttcaatggatgtaaaggCTATTCTTGAAAGGCTACGGGTTCCTCTTCAGTCCAAATACGGCAAGTTTGCTTAtcgacgtagccattaagcaaaaaatggGCCTCTTCGCTGCACAaaatgtacaccataagttggcctgagcgcgcgatgaacacttttcacagagcgccgagtttcgtaatacaattaatTGTACGAATTGTAatcgttgttgaggcgtaactCTTTTCAtgttgaaatgtcaatgaatactaacaaaaattttgtacttagttagacagtagtcacgcgtaatctgtcaaaaaacccctattgaagaaagtacctccaatctgatcccCCTTTGTAATGAGCCTTCACTTCCAAAGTACGACTTTCCCTCaacatttttctgctttttctaAAAGAAATCATTGGCCTaatgtattatatttgcaaaaagttgaaaaaatcgaagagcgtattttcatttcatttacggGTAAGAAGGTTTTTAAGTTAAACGAATTAGAACCACGCAGATCCAATGgaactctttttatatttttcacgcAATCTGGACATGACAATAATGTATAGTTGATGAATACAACAGATAACTCACAAAAAAGTTATCCAAATTTAGCAAACTTATGTGCATTCTCGCATTCATTGAAAACATCATCAGTACATTTGACAATTTGAACAATTTCCCAGAGCCATTAACGTCATTTCATTAGGTGAGTGAGTGCACAGAACCATTTTCCTCACCGCAAACCAACACGTCGAAATAGCTGGCATTCAGTCAACGCAGTCTCAACGTTTATGGCCTTAAATGAGTTTCTGAGTACTTATTTCATTCGGGGTTAATTTTTGGtgacacaacaaaaaaatacgagcAGAGGATATGGTGAGCGCCATTTAAGTGGTTGGGGTAGTAGAAAAAGAGAAACGAGGAAAGCAGCGAATAACAATGCGAAGTGCTTGTGCCTGATAAAAAAGCAGACCATTTATCCTTTGGCCTTTTCATTCCAATGTATGCTGCTCACcactaaatcgaaaaaaaagtcGAAGAAGCAAACTCGCAttggaaatggaaatggaaacaAGAAAGCTAacaatgaatgaaatgaaagaagCGGAAGCACAAGGACACAAATTCCCTAATGAGCAGAAACGTAAAATGTTCCCAATTCGTAAttgtaaaattatgaaaattcaacAATAGACGTTTTCAATGAATGGCTTGCGTGTGCTTGTGTGTGCAGCCAAATATTTGAGTAACCCGAAGAAGGATaaccaaatacatatacatatacgttttcaattaacaacaaaagcaaagtgGAATTTGGGTTTTTCGGGcaagcaaacacacacatacacacacgtacatacacgAGGGTTGCCTCTTATATTTTGCGCCAcgtgtaattcgatatttttatcgaaaggtttgatattttttaggataaattaaaattaaacgaacCTTAATTGTTCTGTTTTTAGGGTGTTGGAAAATTCATCGCGcgcaaaagatggaattaactcgtgaaaatttattgattattgttgttgtcgttgatttattacgatttccgAAAGGAGTGCATTGATCTACTTGCTTTGGCTTTTGGTGATAAAGCACCACATCTAGCCACTGTGAAGCACTGGTATGACGAGTTCCAACTTGGCCGTCGATCCTGGAAGGTTGAATTCCGTTAAAGCTCTCAAAAAAtagttgttgtgccagaaataATCGATGCTTTGCATCAATTGATAGCGCAAGACcgtcatgtgacatatcgcCATGCCTAAGGAGGCTTGCATTAGTCGGGCCAGCAAAAATTCAGGTTTGTGCCGGTTGGATTCCACAGAATTTGACGATTGCCCAAAAAaagactcgtgtcgattggtgtaaagaaatgttgacgAAATTCAGCGGCGGTGTTTCAAAGTGCGTCGTTGTAACAGGTGAATTCATTCATATGAACAGGAAACAAAATAGAACAGTATGACACCCTtttagggtgtttggccgagctcctcctcctatttgagacgtgcgtcttgatgttgtgccataaatggagggacttacatttttaagtcgactccaaaCGACagctatttttatgaggagccttttcatgacagaaatacccttggaggtttgctattgtctgCCGGGGCGACAGCTATCTCTCCAAGACGAGTTTAATCCAACAAAAGCTATTCGCGGAGAAGCAGCTTAAGCAAATGattgcctgttttttcggaaaatccgATGCTGTCGGACTTTTtccactagagaaacttaaaacagtcaattctgagtggtgCACAATCATTTGTTTTCGTACAATTGAGGAAACCAACCACCGAAGGCGAATCatctttcaccaaaaaaaaaaatgcgaactCTCACGTATTGACTCACACAAGAGATTTTTTGAGCGCACAGAAGGCCGAATAAGTAGGTCATGTATCTTACAGCCCTAATTTGGCAAGTatagatttctttttgttcccgaacatcagaaattaaacatttttcaacgcTTAATGAAGCTGTTGAAGCCGTTAAGTAACTCATTTTGGAGGtgtccacttctgagtggcaaaagtactttgaaatttgattcaagcgaatgcagaagtgtattgacttccatggagaatattttgaaaaacaataaagcccctttcat
The sequence above is drawn from the Anastrepha obliqua isolate idAnaObli1 chromosome 4, idAnaObli1_1.0, whole genome shotgun sequence genome and encodes:
- the LOC129246242 gene encoding uncharacterized protein LOC129246242; its protein translation is MDDMIFQSSTQNSVYVLNSNYRSYGDFARLDCIDPNDMNNKNVSNCQNSLASRSGNHSCCASSRAMQNKLRNSGNGVTETIGNIVTSPPALSVAALSTTTTPAAKCLPATAAFQNFFNCSYVANASSGNCTNSMHGEGRCGGGVDASVGQGVNKIKSNNSNKKKCANVKPSLMAKKTKFRKFIEEDKWRAGDEGAGENVYQYSISNNDRVGCTGSVTPTEFNTSSYVKESNTAESTTLTASMAAIATCGPLNNIVKHYWNGKMDANAVGDSKRHQQQNQSNNWSGSGDSNNQKRQQLEVLKSSQQQKSNYELYKEAAELLGLSCTLCDNCRCLECQSRYFDCDDSDSYSEFSNSDEYDEETMNALNNSVELVMYANYYRDDATYGSMTTQHRQKQPHQPADHSQYQQQANSMCAEANCNATELLGDRRGDSKPIGGNSYEVVTGISQTDATKHELHSEQSQRSNELENFTSFNELRLTDASDTENYKKG